In a genomic window of Myxococcus fulvus:
- a CDS encoding glycosyltransferase family 4 protein — protein MSESRRSPPTTGLPAVHQLLPRLAWGDAVGNQVRYLQDLLRRWGHASDIYAEDWDDACKDQVRHVREYAKDARPDSVLLVHHSFQSRLVPLIARAPGRKVLVYHNVTPARLFEGFERKVAAACDAARDELLELRPHIERAFGYSRFSAEELVAAGYGSVATLPFAIDWSAFDTAPDPALLAELDDGCANVLFVGRAVPSKKVDDVLRVFTAYQRLYQPRSRLVVAGYLHRDGAYGAYLHGLKEVLGAERVRFLGRVSPAQLSACFRTASAYLSMSRHEGFGVPLLEAMYRDVPVVAYGAAAVPETMGGAGLATLTDAPAEVAQLLAVLDRNPTLRAEVLQGQRARLASLSQESVAEQVRQAFEALLTARPSGPALGHEEATVEVVCPAFTVRPEDVSSRVARRLVERLPGARVLALRPRGQEASTTSGPEEVEGVPVWHFTPDQPVGPGPGALPGSSSLETAVRVSSAPVVLVGVETLVAQALLPHVGARACGAHVPSAPSTALEPARRHLGARLVPMEPSQPEQAVTALVEALSSARGGSHAR, from the coding sequence GTGAGTGAATCCAGACGCAGCCCCCCGACGACGGGTCTCCCGGCGGTCCACCAGCTCCTGCCCCGGCTCGCCTGGGGCGACGCGGTGGGCAACCAGGTGCGCTACCTCCAGGACCTGCTGCGTCGCTGGGGCCACGCGTCGGACATCTACGCCGAGGACTGGGACGACGCCTGCAAGGACCAGGTCCGTCACGTGCGCGAGTACGCGAAAGACGCTCGCCCGGACTCCGTCCTGCTGGTGCACCACAGCTTCCAGTCGCGGCTGGTGCCGCTCATCGCCCGGGCGCCTGGTCGCAAGGTGCTCGTGTACCACAACGTGACGCCCGCCCGGCTGTTCGAGGGGTTCGAGCGGAAGGTGGCCGCCGCGTGCGACGCGGCCCGGGACGAGCTGCTGGAGCTGCGGCCGCACATCGAGCGGGCGTTCGGCTACTCGCGCTTCAGCGCGGAGGAGCTGGTGGCCGCGGGCTATGGCTCCGTGGCGACGCTGCCCTTCGCCATCGACTGGAGCGCGTTCGACACGGCCCCGGACCCCGCGCTGCTCGCGGAGCTGGATGACGGGTGCGCGAACGTCCTCTTCGTGGGACGCGCGGTGCCGAGCAAGAAGGTGGATGACGTGCTGCGCGTCTTCACCGCGTACCAGCGGCTGTACCAGCCGAGGAGCCGGCTGGTCGTCGCGGGGTATCTGCATCGGGACGGGGCCTATGGGGCGTATCTGCACGGGCTCAAGGAGGTGCTCGGCGCGGAGCGGGTGCGGTTCCTGGGGCGCGTGAGTCCGGCGCAGCTCTCCGCGTGCTTCAGGACGGCGTCGGCGTATCTGTCGATGAGCCGGCACGAGGGCTTCGGGGTGCCTCTCCTGGAGGCGATGTACCGCGACGTGCCCGTGGTGGCGTATGGGGCCGCGGCGGTTCCCGAGACGATGGGTGGCGCGGGCCTGGCCACGCTGACGGATGCACCGGCCGAGGTGGCGCAGCTGCTCGCCGTGCTGGACCGCAACCCCACCCTGCGCGCGGAGGTGCTCCAGGGGCAGCGGGCCCGGCTGGCTTCGCTCTCACAGGAGAGCGTGGCCGAGCAGGTGCGCCAGGCGTTCGAGGCGCTGCTCACGGCGCGCCCGAGCGGGCCCGCGCTGGGACACGAGGAGGCCACTGTCGAAGTGGTGTGTCCCGCGTTCACGGTGCGGCCCGAGGACGTCTCGTCGCGAGTGGCGCGGCGACTGGTGGAGCGGTTGCCGGGGGCACGCGTGCTGGCGTTGCGGCCCCGGGGACAGGAGGCGTCCACCACGTCAGGCCCCGAGGAGGTGGAGGGCGTGCCCGTGTGGCACTTCACGCCGGACCAGCCGGTGGGCCCGGGCCCTGGTGCGCTGCCCGGGTCCTCGTCGCTGGAGACCGCGGTGCGCGTGTCCTCGGCGCCGGTGGTGCTGGTGGGCGTGGAGACCTTGGTGGCGCAGGCGCTCCTGCCGCACGTGGGAGCCAGGGCCTGTGGCGCACATGTTCCGTCGGCCCCGTCGACGGCGTTGGAACCCGCGCGCCGACATCTGGGAGCGCGGCTGGTCCCCATGGAGCCTTCGCAGCCGGAGCAGGCCGTGACGGCGCTGGTGGAGGCACTTTCTTCTGCCCGAGGTGGCTCGCATGCGCGCTGA